The genomic segment AGTCACAGGGATGATAGATGATGTTAACTTGAATAGCTTATTACATTCTTTAACTATAGCAATCAAAGAACAACTTAACCTAGATGATTGTCTGATTTTTTTATCTGAATCAGCAGCTAATCAGGTCAAAACAGCTTTTCGGTCAAGTCTAGAATCAAGAGAAAGCGAGACAATAATTACTCAAATTCGTGATTTAATTAAACATTATCAAGAATTATTAGCATCTCAACAAATCGTCTTTTTATCTACTCGTCAAGAAATTATCTCTCTAGCTAAAGATTTTGACAATCAGACTTGGCAATCAGTAATTATTATACCTATAGTAAATTATCAGTGTTATTGGGGGGAGATAGTGTTAGCTTATCCTTATCCCCAAAATCAATGGTGTAAAACCGAGTTAAACTCCTTACGTAATCTAGCTAATCACTGTTTACTAGCGATTCAACAACACTTACTCCAGGTAGAAAAAACCAAAGCAGAAACGATTAATCAAAAAATAGTAGGAGGTCTTGATTATACTTTTCATGAGTGTCGTCAGCCCTTGAGTGCTATTCTAGGATTAGCGAGAATGTTAAACGAACAAATCTATGGTTCTCTCAACCCTAAACAATTAGAATATATTCAAGCAATTATTTCATCTGGAGAACATTTACTCTCCCTAACTAATGACTTTTTGGATTTATCTAAAATTGAAGCAGAAAAAGAAGAATTATTCCCAGAAAGAATCTTAATAGAAGAAATTTGTCAAGCTTCACTAGCGATTATTCAACCAGCAGCTACTAATAAACAATTAGAGTTAGTATTAGATATTGCTCCAGAAATAGGGTTTTGCGTCGCTGATCCTATGCGTTTAAAACAAATCTTGGTTAATTTACTCTCCAATGGGGTTAAATATACAGAAACAGGGTCAATAACTCTCAGTGTCACTCAAGATAATCAGGGTTTCTTCTTCGCGGTAATCGATACGGGAATTGGTATAAGTCAAGAAAATCAAGCTAAACTCTTTCAACCTTTTGTCCAAATACCTAATCAACATAATCGTAAACAAAAAGGTACGGGATTAGGTTTAGTATTATCTTTAAAGTTAGCAAGAATGCACGGAGGAGATTTAACCCTAGAATCGGTAGAAAATCAAGGAAGTTGTTTTACCCTCTATCTACCTAAAGTGAGGAGTTAGGTATTAGGGATTAGGTTGTAGGGTGTAGGGTGTAGGTGTTGTTATTGCTATATATCATACTCCCATTCTCCCATTCTCCCCCTCTCCCTGATTCTTAATTCTTGATTCTTCCCACCACTTTAATAGTTAAATTATCCACAACTAATTGATTACCACGACTATTAAGATGAATATGATCCCAATAGAGGGAGTCAGGAGAATTAACCTGTTGAAAAAGAGGAAGAAAATCAAGATAGGGTATCTCTAAAGATGATACTAGAGAGTCTAACCTTTGACGCGCTTTAATTTCATGTTCTTTACTCTGAGACAGGGATTCTCTTTGTAGAGGAGTCAAGCCTATAATGAGTTGAGCCTGATTTTGTTGACTAAGTTGGTGTATTTGTGCAATTGCTGTTAAATTAAAACCAACGCGATCGCCCTTTTCTTGGTTAGCTGTGACCATTTCTGGTAGAGTAGCTTCGCGGATAAAGTTATTTAATAACTCCCCCATCCCTAAGAGAGGTTTTTTACTGGGGTAATGTTTACTGTTACCAACCAAAAAAGAATTAGGAGCGATCGCGAAAAAATCATCAGTATTAAGTAACAGAATAACTATCTGTGAGTCAAAAGTACCATATTTTTGTAGATAAGCCAACTGATTACGAGGTCCCCAGGAATTAGCAGAAGCATTAAGCACCTCAACCGTCACTCCTAATTCTTGTTCAAGTTTAGCGGTTAATAAAGCCGAAATAGTACGATCTTGACTAGTCCACCAACCACCATTAGCGATGGAATCCCCTAAAAGTAAAATCCTTAATTCAGGTAACTGTTGAGAAATATTTTCATTACGTTGGGAAGAATTATTGATAACGATAAGGTTACCACGACGACGCACACGTTGATTAGGAGCGAGTAAATAACCTATCTCCTGATCAGCTATATATAGTAAAGGGTTTCCCAAACCGACAAATAGACGTAATCCCAACTCTAACCCCAAGATTAGCAGCAAAACCAGCCAGATTAACTTCATGAATAAAACTCAGCTAAGCTAAAATAGAAAACATTATGCCGTTTTGAGGGTACAATCGAAACCAAATATCGATGCAAATCCTAACATCAGTTTTAACAGAGTTATTAGAAACTCTACCAGAGTTACATACGCAAATGTACTTTAAATCTTCCTTAACCGCACTTTCTCACGCGATGGAAGACCAGATTTTAGCAGGTGGTGGAGATAGTTACCCTCCTCTGATTATCGCTAGTTTTCAGCGAGAACGCTTCTATAAACAAGAAGCACATCGATATAAGCGTTTAGCCCAAATCAGCGACCAAGTATATATTTTAGCTGCTCCTGAAACCAGTTTTAACAGTAGCTCCGATATCTACGAGAAAATCGCTTTTACTCCTGAAGATAGTTTAGCCCAAGAATGGCATCTAGTTATCATCGCTGAACAATATTCAAGTTGTCTAATCTGTCGAGAAAGGAAAAATTTACCCCAACAATTAGATAATGCTATAGATAATAGCAGAAGATTTGAGGGTATCTGGACTTTTGATCGTAGGGTAACCCAAACCGCAGCCAAAATCATCTTTAAACGTATTTTAGGTTATAGACCAGAATTGGCAAAAAAAGTCAGCCAAGCAGAAGCAAAATATCTTGATTTAAGCACAACTCCTCCACAAGTAGATGCAGAAATAACCGAGATAGATCCCTTTGTACAACGTTTGGTAACCTATCTGCAAGCAAGTCAATATAAATTACTCAAAGCTAATCGCTTTCTCGCAGACAAAGAAAAAAAAGAACGACTACTTAACTTAATTATAGACGCTATTAGGCGATCGCTAGACCCTGAAGAAATCCTCCAAGTAGCTGTGCAAAAATTAGGGGAAGGATTGGGAGTATGTCGCTGTGTAGTCTATCGTTGCAAAGAAAATGATACCTCAACTAAAATCTATCACGAGTTCAAAAACCAAGATATTGTCTCTATTAAAGGTAAAACTTGGCCCTTGAGTAATAATCCTCTCTTCCAAGAAGTAAAAACCTTACGAGATGTTCT from the Gloeocapsa sp. DLM2.Bin57 genome contains:
- a CDS encoding SGNH/GDSL hydrolase family protein produces the protein MKLIWLVLLLILGLELGLRLFVGLGNPLLYIADQEIGYLLAPNQRVRRRGNLIVINNSSQRNENISQQLPELRILLLGDSIANGGWWTSQDRTISALLTAKLEQELGVTVEVLNASANSWGPRNQLAYLQKYGTFDSQIVILLLNTDDFFAIAPNSFLVGNSKHYPSKKPLLGMGELLNNFIREATLPEMVTANQEKGDRVGFNLTAIAQIHQLSQQNQAQLIIGLTPLQRESLSQSKEHEIKARQRLDSLVSSLEIPYLDFLPLFQQVNSPDSLYWDHIHLNSRGNQLVVDNLTIKVVGRIKN
- a CDS encoding sensor histidine kinase, with translation MPHLTRNESNNLSEHHNQEHSKHKNPRMNKEYEKIVTHLVTGMIDDVNLNSLLHSLTIAIKEQLNLDDCLIFLSESAANQVKTAFRSSLESRESETIITQIRDLIKHYQELLASQQIVFLSTRQEIISLAKDFDNQTWQSVIIIPIVNYQCYWGEIVLAYPYPQNQWCKTELNSLRNLANHCLLAIQQHLLQVEKTKAETINQKIVGGLDYTFHECRQPLSAILGLARMLNEQIYGSLNPKQLEYIQAIISSGEHLLSLTNDFLDLSKIEAEKEELFPERILIEEICQASLAIIQPAATNKQLELVLDIAPEIGFCVADPMRLKQILVNLLSNGVKYTETGSITLSVTQDNQGFFFAVIDTGIGISQENQAKLFQPFVQIPNQHNRKQKGTGLGLVLSLKLARMHGGDLTLESVENQGSCFTLYLPKVRS